The genomic DNA TGCAGCGCTTCCTGGCTGTTCAACTCTTTCAAAGCTAATTCATCCTTTTTCCAAGATATTGTTTGTGGACATCAATGTTGGCTCCGATCAAGACGGAAGCGAGGTGATATTCAGGGGCAGCCGCCACTTCCTTGTACATCCTGTCGATATACAGGTGACCCGCTTCGGGGAACTCCCGCTTGAATTGCTTGCGGAGTTTCTCACCGGCTTCATCGGCATCCACCAAGATGTATACATCCCTGTCGAATAATGAATCGATTAGTTCGTCCATTTTGGTCAGACTGATCGTACCATTGGTACAGATGATTTCTACGGGCTCACTGATGATATCTTTAACCTTTCGTTTGTCGGATGTCCCTT from Rossellomorea marisflavi includes the following:
- a CDS encoding toprim domain-containing protein, which encodes MEVVDEKVLIVEGTSDKRKVKDIISEPVEIICTNGTISLTKMDELIDSLFDRDVYILVDADEAGEKLRKQFKREFPEAGHLYIDRMYKEVAAAPEYHLASVLIGANIDVHKQYLGKRMN